In one Amaranthus tricolor cultivar Red isolate AtriRed21 chromosome 8, ASM2621246v1, whole genome shotgun sequence genomic region, the following are encoded:
- the LOC130821330 gene encoding mitochondrial import inner membrane translocase subunit TIM23-1-like → MSFSDPEKNDSQNHRLYNPYQDLQIPVQKLYQLPTQPEFLFHEESLRQRRSWGENLTYYTGCGYLAGACSGAAKGFVDATRASEQGDTLKLRVNRVLNTSGLAGRQWGNRCGVVCLMYAGLESGLYAVRDADDIFNSLAAGLATGALYKAASGPRAAAVAGAIGGLVVGCTVGAKHALKRYIPV, encoded by the coding sequence ATGTCATTCAGCGATCCAGAGAAGAACGACAGCCAAAATCATCGTCTTTACAATCCATACCAAGACTTACAAATCCCTGTTCAAAAACTCTATCAACTCCCCACGCAACCCGAATTCCTTTTCCATGAAGAATCCCTTCGTCAACGCAGATCTTGGGGTGAAAATCTTACCTATTACACCGGTTGTGGTTACTTAGCTGGAGCTTGTTCTGGTGCCGCTAAAGGATTTGTCGACGCAACTCGTGCATCTGAACAAGGGGATACCCTCAAACTCCGTGTTAATCGCGTCCTTAATACCTCCGGTCTTGCGGGTCGTCAATGGGGGAACCGTTGTGGTGTTGTTTGTCTTATGTATGCCGGTCTTGAAAGTGGGCTTTATGCTGTAAGAGATGCTGatgatattttcaattctcTAGCTGCTGGGCTTGCTACTGGAGCTCTCTATAAGGCTGCTTCTGGACCTAGAGCTGCTGCTGTTGCTGGTGCTATTGGTGGCCTTGTTGTTGGTTGTACTGTTGGAGCCAAACATGCGCTTAAGAGATACATCCCcgtttaa